The region TTCAGATCCTGAATTGGCAAGTCAACGCTCTGGATTGACCGGAAGCCGCTAACGTGAATTGATTGTAATGTGTGTTGCCCATCCATACCCAAAACTACACTTATTTTCTTTTTCCATTTGATCATAAACCTCCTTCTTGCTTAGCGCTCTCGATCAGAGAGTAAGCAAGCGGAGTCATCCAGAATCATAGTTAATCAACCAAATCATAAAAATCCTGCGGGGCCGCCCGTGCGGTTCTGACTGTCCGCAACTGTACGCCCTCCGTCCGTTTGCGGACACTTTCCCCTAGACCGCTATCACCATCTGATTAATAACCAGTCACTTAACAAACTGGTACGGCATTTGGCATAGAAGTCAGCATATCCTACTCAACTCTGCCTGATTATGCTGCGAAACTATTTTCTTATCGCCTTTCGCAATTTGCGGAAACATAAATCATTCAGTTTCATCAACATCACGGGGGTAGCTGTGGGATTGGCGTGCTTCCTGCTCATTGCCCTCTATGTGCAGGATGAACTGAGCTACGACCGCTACAACACCCATGCAGATCGGACGTATCGCCTTACACGCACGTTCCTCTCGTCGGAAGGCACGGCTTCCCTGCGGCTGGCACAGGCGGCACCACCCTTCGGCCCGCTCATCAAGCAGGATTTTCCGGAAGCCGAGCAGGTTGTGCGAACGATTGATAACGGAGGGCTGGTAAAATACGGCGAGCACTCGTTCAACGAGGAGGATATGTTTTTTGCCGAAGCGAATCTGTTCAAGGTGTTCGATTTTAACGTCACCAGCGGAAACCCCGAACACGCGCTGGTGAATCCGTTTTCGATCATGTTCTCCCGGCCGATGGCGGAGAAGTACTTTGGCCGGGAGAACCCGGTCGGTAAAACCGTTCGCCTGTATGACCAGTTCGATCTGACCGTAACGGGTGTGTTTGAGCCTTTGCCCGCTCAGTCGCATTTTCATCCCAGCTTCCTAGTGTCGTTTTCGACCTTCAACGACAACCGCGTTTACGGCGCAGAACAGCTTCGGACCAACTGGAGCAACAACTCATTCAACACCTATGTGCTGCTAAAGCCCAACGGTAATCCACAGCGAATGGAAGCTGCGTTTCCGAGCTTTCAGGACAAATATGTTCCGGCCGAGGAAGGGCGTAAAGCATCCGCTTTTTCAATACTGAACCTCCAAAAACTCACCGATATTCACCTGAAGTCGCATACCGATTCGGAGATAGAACCCACCGGCGACATGAGTTATATCTATCTGTTTTCGGCCATTGGTTTATTCATTCTGCTCATTGCCTGCATCAATTACATGAATCTGGCAACTGCCCGGTCGGCAGGGCGGGCCAAAGAGGTTGGGATGCGCAAGGTTGTAGGGGCTTTGCGTTCCCAACTCATTGGGCAGTTTTTGAGCGAGTCGATTTTAGTGGTAACCTTCTCTTTATTCATTGCCATCGGGCTGGTGCTACTTTGTTTGCCCGTGCTGAACGAGTTTACGCAAAAACATATGGCGTTTAGCCAATTGCTTGACCCTGTCTTTTTGAGTGTCCTCATTGGCATTACCTTACTCACCGGCCTAGTGGCAGGTAGTTACCCCGCCTTCTTCCTCACCTCCTTCCGGCCATTAGGCGTGCTGAAAGGACAGATTGCATCGACCATGCGGACGGGCAAACTACGGCAGGTGCTGGTGATCACGCAGTTCGCTATTGCCATCGCGCTCATTATCAGCACGGCCGTCGTCTATAACCAGATGAAATACATTCAGAATTACCGGCTGGGCTACGCGAAAGATCAGGTACTTCTCCTGTCAGACATTGGTGACTCAACAACGAATTACGAAACCCTAAAACAGCAACTCCTGCAAACGGGTGCCGTACGCGACATGGGCCGTTCCTCGCGCGTACCGTCGGGCAGACTGCTCGATTCATACGGCGGCATGGCTATGAAAGGCGACAGCATGGCCCCGGTAAAAATCAACTTACGGGGACTGCGCGTCGATTACGATTTCATCCCGGCTTACCAGATCAGCATGGCCGCTGGGCGCAACTTCTCGCGGGCCTACTCCACCGACACGTCGATGGTGGTGCTGAACGAAACAGCCGTGCGTCAGTTGGGCTGGACACCCGAACAGGCCATCGGCAAACCGTTTCAGTATGGCCCCGCCAAAGGCCAGATCATCGGCGTAACGAAGGATTACCACTTTGAATCCCTGCATCAGCAGGTGGCTGCACTGGCCATGATTCTGACACCCCGTCAGCTTAACTGGATTTCCATCCCACTCAAAGGAAATATTACGGCGAGTATTCAGCAGGTCGAATCGGTCTGGAAGCAATACTTCCCGCAACGCCCGTTCGACTACCAGTTTCTGGATACCCGCTTTGACCGGCTCTACGCCCGCGAGCAAACGCAGCAAACGTTGTTCAGCATCTTTGCGGGAGTGGCTATCCTTATTTCGTGCCTCGGTTTGTTTGGCCTGTCGATGTTCATGGCGGAACAGCGTACCAAGGAAATCGGTATTCGCAAAGTGCTGGGTGCGTCGGAAGCGAGTCTGGTAGCCTTGTTCTCTCAGGACTTCATGAAACTGGTACTGGTAGCATTGGTCATTGCATCGCCCATCGCGTGGTACGCCATGCACACCTGGCTCAGCGACTTCGCCTACCGCACCGACATCCACTGGTGGGTATTCCTGCTGGCCGGTGGCCTGACGATTTTCATAGCCTTATTAACCGTAAGTTTTCAAAGCGTGAAAGCCGCCTTGATGAACCCGGTAAAATCATTACGGTCGGAATAGGGCGTTAACGCACGTAGAGACAACGCATGCGTTGTCTCTACAACCATCGGGATGGTTGTCCGACACAGGATTGTTTCCATCGACAAAAATAGCCGCAAGGTATTGCGGCTCTACACGCACACATATGCTTACAAACTACATCAAAATCGCCTGGCGGAACCTGATCCGCAACAAAGCCTTCTCGGCGATTAATATCGTGGGGTTGGCGATTGGATTGGCGACGTGCCTGCTCATCAGTCTGTTTGTTCTCGACGAGTTAAGCTACGACCGCTTCAACGAAAAAGCCGACCGGATTGTAAGGGTTATCTTCCGTGGATCGTCGGCGGGCGGTAAGATGAACGAAGCCCATGTGATGCCCCCCACGGCCCAGACCCTCAAAGCCGATTACCCCGAAGTGCTGGATGCCACCCGAATGCGTATGGCGGGCGCGCCGGTCATAACCGTAAACAACAGGACGTTTCGGGATGCCGCTACAGCCTTTGCCGATTCCAACCTCTTCCAGGTATTTACGCTGCCGCTGCTGAAAGGCAATGCCAGAACAGCGTTGACCCGACCTAATACCGCCGTTATCACGCAGGCCCTGGCCCGCAACTACTTCGGCAATCAGGACCCCATCGGTAAGATCATCACCATGAAAAGCTGGAAAGCTACCTATCAGGTAACGGGAGTGATCGACAACATGCCCACCAACTCGCATTTTCATGTCGACCTGTTGCTGTCGATGGCCAGCCTACCCGAAGCCAAAGGTAACTCGTGGATGACGTCCGAATTTTTCACCTACCTGCTCCTGCCCGAAGGCTACGACTACAAGCAACTGGAAGCCAAACTGCCGCAGGTTGTCGAGAAATACATGGGACCGCAACTGCAAAAGGCGATGGGTATGACACTGACCCAGTTCCGGCAGAAAGGCAACGACATTGGCTTATACCTCCAACCCCTCACCGACATTCACCTGCATTCTGATTTTGCTTACGACCTGAGCCCAGCCGGGAATATCCAGTACGTCTACATTTCGGGGGCCATTGCGCTCTTCATCCTGCTTATTGCCTGCATCAATTTCATGAACCTGAGTACGGCCGGAGCGGCCAAACGAGCTAAAGAGGTGGGCGTCCGGAAAGTGCTGGGTTCGGCAAAACAAGCTCTGACCATGCAGTTTCTGGTCGAATCACTGCTCCTGACGGCCATTGCGTTGCTGCTGGCGGTTGGGCTGGTGTATCTGGCGCTCCCGGCCTTTAATGAACTGGCCGACAAGAAACTTAACCTGAATGTAACGACAGCCCCCTGGTTGATTCCGGCTTTGCTGGCGTTTGGGCTGGGGGTTGGGGTACTGGCGGGGAGTTATCCGGCATTCTTTCTGTCGTCGTTCAAGCCCATTGCGGTGCTGAAAGGCAGCAAATTTACAGGCGACAGCCGAAGCATCGGCCTCCGAAGCGGGCTGGTGGTCGTGCAGTTTTTTATTTCCATCACGCTCATGGTCAGCACGGCGGTGGTGTACCAGCAGCTTAACTATATCCAGAACAAAAAGCTGGGTTACGACAAGGAGCAGGTGCTGGTACTGCCCGAAACCTGGCTGTTAGGAACCAATGAAGAGGCATTCCGCAATCAGCTTATGCAGGACTCGCGGGTGGTCAACGTCAGCACCTCGGGCTACCTGCCCGCCGGCCCCGGCAACAATAACAATTTCTTTGTCTACCCGGAATCACAATCGACCCAGATCGTCAAGACGCTCCGCTACGATGTCGATTACAACTACATTCCAACACTGGGTATACAACTGGCGACCGGGCGTAATTTCTCGAAGACATACGGCACCGATTCGACGGGGATCATTCTGAACGAAACGGCGGCCCGAACCCTGGGCTGGGCGAAAAATGCGCTGGGACACAGCCTGAGCCGGGCCGACCAGGATGGCAAGGTGATGACCTACCGGGTGATTGGCGTGGTGAAAGATTTTCACTTCAAGTCCTTGCACGAGCCGATTACACCCCTGGTGATGGTACTGAGCAGCAACTCCGGAACGGTCATTGCCAAGGTAAAAACCAAAGACATTTCGGGTTTACTGGCTTCCCTGAAAACCCAGTGGAATCGGTTCACTACCGATGCGCCGTTCACCTACGCCTTTCTGGACGAGCGTTTCAACGCCACCTACCGGGCCGAACAGAAGACGGGGCTTATCCTCGGCATTTTTGCCGGGCTGACCATTTTTGTCGCCTGTCTGGGCCTGTTCGGGCTGGCGACGTTCACGGCCGAGCAGCGTACCAAAGAGATTGGTGTGCGGAAGGTGCTGGGAGCCTCCGTACTCGGTATCGTGTCCCTGCTGTCGAAAGATTTCCTCAAACTTGTGGGTATTGCCCTGGTGCTGGCAGTGCCCGTATCCTGGTGGGCCATGACGAAATGGCTTCAGGACTTTGCCTATAAAATCGACATTTCCTGGTGGGTCTTTGCGCTGGCGGGTGTGCTGGCAGTTGTCATCACCCTGCTTACGGTCAGTTTTCAAAGTGTAAAAGCCGCGTTAATGAACCCGGTGAAATCATTGAAATCGGAATAGGGTTGCCGTTAGTGTAGAGACAAGGCATGCCTTGTCTCTACACTAACGGCAACACCATATCACCCATAAAATCATGCTCAAAAACTATTTCACCACCGCCCTGCGTGTCTTAAGACGCAACTGGAATTATACAATCATCAACGTTGTCGGATTGACGTTCGGACTGGCGTGCTGCCTTGTTCTTTTTCTGGCGATTCGTTACGAACTGAGCTACGACCGGCACCACGCCAACGCCGACCGGACCTACCGGATCATTACATACAACCGAAATTCGGGTGGCGATGGCCGCAATACGGGCATTCCCTTACCGGCACTGGCGGCACTGCGAAACGACTTCCCGGAGTTGACGCATCAGGTGACGATGGCTTATGAACTCTACGGCGGGCTCGTACGTGTGCAGGATCGGCAGGGGAACAAGTTTCAGGAAAAAGAAGGGGTCATCGCCTTTGTCGAACCCGAATACTTCCGGCTGTTTGACTACCAATGGGCAAATGGCAGCCCCAAAACGGCGGTCAGCAACCCGCAAACGGCGGTACTGTCGGAGCAGATGGCCCAGAAGTATTTTGGCAATGTCGACCCAATAGGCAAAACCATTCGTATCGACAACAAAGTCGATTTTGTGGTGACGGGCGTTGTTCAGAATCCACCAACTACGAGCAGCCTGCCGTTTGAGGTTATGCTGTCGTTCCCTTCGCTCAAACAATACGGGACGAATGGCGGCTGGGACGACTGGCAGTCGAACTACAGCGGTGCCCAGATTTACATGGCCTTACCGGCAAACGTGACATCGGCGCAGATGGAACGTAAGCTCGTGCCGTTCCTTCAAAAATACATGCGCCCGGAGGATGCCAAAGACCTTCAATACGAGTTGCAACCCCTCACCAACATTCACTTCGATACCCGCACGGGCAACTCAGCCAACCGAACAGTGAGCAAACAGATGATTTGGGCGATGGCTCTGATCGGGCTGTTCGTTCTGATAACGGCCTGTGTTAATTTCATCAATCTGGCTACGGCCCAGGCCATTCGTCGGGCCAAAGAGGTGGGCGTCCGGAAAGTACTTGGTAGTTCGCGGACGCAGCTGGTCCGGCAGTTTTTAAGCGAAACGGGCCTATTGACGGGTCTGGCCATCGTACTGGCTTTTGTAGTCGCCAATCTGTCGATGCCATATGTGTCGGAGCTGCTCGACATCAATGCAAAGTCGTTAACGCTATTCGACCCCGGCGTTGTGTCGTTTGTACTCGTACTAGCGCTGCTGACCACGGTGCTGGCGGGGTTTTATCCGGCCCTGGTGCTGTCGGGCTACCAGCCGGTGCTGGCCTTACGCGGCAAGATGCGGATGGCGGGCAGCAGCCAGCTTACGCTGCGCCGGGGCCTGATCGTATTTCAGTTTGCCATTTCGCAGGTGCTCTTGATCGGCACCATCATCGCTTACAGCCAGATGAAGTACGTCCGCACGGCTGACCTGGGCTACAACAAAGACGCCGTGCTCACGGTCAACATCCCCGACCGGAAGCCGGGCCAGCTGGAAGCCCTGCGCGCTAAACTGGTTGGGTTGCCCAACGTAAAATCACTGAGCTACGGCATCTCCATTCCGTCGTCGGATGGCAACTGGTGGAGCGGCTTCCGCTATGAAAACGCTGACAAAGACGCCGATTTTAGTATCGTCATGCGCTTTGCCGATACATCGTATATCAACACCTATGGTCTGAAACTCATTGCCGGGCGCATGTACCAACCCGCCGACACCGCCCGGGATATGGTTGTAAACGAGTCGTTTGTCAAGAAAATTGGCCTGCACGACCCGAAACAGATTCTCGGCAAACGCATCAGGATTGGGGCTAATAGCCCTCAAAAGGAGATCGTGGGGGTTGTTCGCGACTTCAATACCTTCTCGCTCCATCAGGAAACCAACGCCTGTGTACTCACCAACCGCCGGGACGCTTATCATTCGCTCGGCATCAAACTCTCGACCGGGCAGGGCAGCACCGAAGCCATTCATAGCCTGATTGGCGAGGTAGAAACGGCCTGGAACGCCACCTTCCCGGACTTTGTCTTCAAGTATGAATTTCTGGATCAGGCCCTCAACAGCTTTTACAAGAGCGAAGAGCGCATGTACGCCCTGTTCCGGCTGCTGGCGGGTATCGCCATTTTTATCGGCTGTCTGGGTCTCTACGGCGTGGTAGCCTTCATGGCCGAAGCCCGCACCAAAGAAGTGGGCATCCGCAAAGTGCTGGGGGCATCGGTTGGCAATATTGTGAGCCTGTTCTCCACCGATTTTGTAAAGCTGGTATTCATCGCGTTGGTCGTTGCCTCGCCGATAGCCTGGTATGTCATGGGCAAATGGCTCGCCGATTTCCCGTACAAGATCGATATCGAGTGGTGGATGTTTGCCCTGGCGGGTGTGCTAGCCACCGGCATTGCCCTATTGACGATTAGTTTCCAGAGTGTAAAAGCGGCCCTGATGAACCCGGTGAAATCGTTGAAAAGCGAGTAGTATTAGGAGTTAGGAGTCAGTAGCGAGGACGGGGCCGCCCGGCGGTGAGAAGCCATCCGGTGGCACAACACGCGTCAGCAACTCCTAACTTCTCGCTCCTAACTCCTAACTCCTCATGCTAACCAACCATACTCCTCATGCTAACCAACTATCTCAAAATCGCCTTTCGCAACCTGACCCGAAACAAGGCTTTTTCGGTCATTAACCTGCTTGGCTTGTCTACGGGCATTACCGTTTGCCTGATGATTTTTCTGTTCATCAGCAATGAGTTCAGCGTAGACAATTTCCACAAAAATGGAAAAAGCATCTACCGCGTGATGCGCGGCATCGAGAATGAAGGGAAAGAGATCGGGGTTTCTTACCTGTCTGGGCCGTATGCACCGGCACTGCTAACCGATTTTAAAGGGCAAATCACCCAGGCGGTACGGGTAAACCCAACCGATGCGCTGGTAAGCGCTCAGGATAAGTCGTTCCATGAACGAAAAATCATTGATGTCGACCCTAACTTTTTTACCCTCTTCACCTTCCCGTTGTTGAAAGGTGATCCGGCAACCGTATTGACAGAGCCCGCGAGCGTGGTACTCACCGAATCGACGGCCCGGAAATATTTCGGCAGCATCGACAAGGCGATGGGCCAGATCGTTAAAGTCGACAAAAACCTACCGCTCAAAGTCACCGGTATTGCGCAGGATGTACCCGCCAACTCGCACCTGGATTTCGACCTCGTTATACCGCTGGAGAACTATAAAGACCGGAGCTGGATGAACGTCTGGATCAACAACGGCATCTACACCTATGTACAGCTGGCCCCAACGGTTAGCAAAGAACAGGTTGAGCGAAATTTCCCGCGCTTCATGGACAAACACATGGGACAACTCATGAAGCAGGCGGGCTATCATTTCAAGCTATCGCTCACGCCATTGCGGGAAATTTACTTTGAACAGGCGGCCTTCGACAGCGTGAAGCATGGCGACAAAAAAGTCGTCTATATCTTTCTATCGATTGCCATCCTCATTCTGCTGGTGGCCTGCATCAATTTCATGAACCTGAGCACGGTGCGGGCAGTGGAGCGCTCGAAAGAGATTGGCGTGCGCAAGGTGCTGGGGGCCTTTAAAGCGCATCTGGTGTGGCAGTTCATTGGCGAGTCGCTGCTGCTTACAACTTTTGCAAGCCTGATTTCACTGGGGCTGCTGGCCCTGGTCTTTCCCTTTTACAAAGAGCTGCTGGGCTACCCCCTGAATCTGGCTGTCTATGCAGGACCGATTGGGCTGTTCCTCATCGCTATTATCGGGCTGGTGGGTTTCCTTTCGGGAAGTTATCCTGCCTTTGTGCTGGCGGCCTTTTCGCCCATCCAAGCCCTGAAAGGTAAATTACGGATGGGCAAAGGCGGTACGTCGCTGAGGCAGGTACTGGTGGTTGTCCAGTTCAGCATTTCAATACTGCTCATGCTCGGAACAGCCATCGGTACCCAGCAAATGAGTTACCTCAAAAACAAGCAGCTTGGCTACCATAAAGAGCAAACCCTCGTCGTCCCCATCGACAATGACGACATCTATATGTTCTTCCTGAGGCACAAACAGGAACTGCTGGCGCAGAGCCGGGTAGAGGCCGTGTCGATGATGTCGGGCGAGCCGGGTGGCTTTTTCGATGGGCAAATGTTCGACGTCGAAGCGCACGCCAACCGATGGAAATCCCGGAGCGAGTTTGCCGATTTCGATTACGTAAAAACATTAGGATTGAAAATCATTGCTGGTAGGGATTTTTCGGGCCAGTACCCTTCCGACACCACCCGGTCGGCCCTGATCAATCGGACGGCAGCGGCCCGGCTGGGCTGGAAACCCGAAGAAGCCATCGGTAAGTGGATAAAGAATACATTGCGGGACAGCACGAACCGCACGATCATTGGTGTCGTTGAAGATTTCAATTTCCTTTCCCTTAAAGAAGGGATTGAACCCCTGGTGATTTCCCCCGCCGACGACCGGCGGGCGGCCCTGATCAGACTTAGCCCCGGCAACCTGTCGGCCACGGTCGAAACCATCCAGCGACTATACGCCCAGACGCGCCCGGCCTATCCGTTTGAGTACCACTTCCTGGACCAGAAGTTCGACCAGATGTACCAGGCCGACCTGCGTCAGCAGACAATTATGCGTGTTTTTGCCGGCTTAGCCATTTTCATCGCCTGTCTGGGCTTGTTTGGTCTGGCTTCTTTTTCGGCCCAGCAGCGTACCAAAGAAATTGGCGTCCGGAAAGTGTTAGGGGCTTCGGTGGGCAGTATTGTCAACCTGCTTTCCGGCGATTTCCTGAAACCAGTGGGCATTGCTATTCTCATTGCCAGCCCGATTGCGTGGTACATTATGAATGAATGGCTGCAAAACTTTGCGTACCGGATTGACCTGTCGTGGTGGGTCTTTGCCCTGGTCGGGTTGCTGGCGGTGGCTATCGCGCTCCTGACGGTCAGTTTCCAGAGTATCAAAGCGGCATTGATGAACCCGGTGAAATCGTTGCGGTCGGAATGAAACAGAAAGGAGTTAGAAGCGAGGAGTTAGGAGCGAGGAGCCATCCGGCGGCACAAAACATGCCGGTCCGCCGACCGTCCGCGGCTGCGGTGCGGTCAGCAACTCCTCACCGCTCGGCGGTCCGATTCTCGCTCCTAACTTCTAACTCCTAATACTAACACTACATATGCTAACAAACTATATCAAAATCGCGCTGCGAATCGTCAGGAAAGATTCCACTTTTACGCTCATCAACGTGGCGGGGCTGGCTACTGGTTTGGCCGTAGCGCTGCTCATTATCCAATATGTGCGGTTCGAGTTGAGCTATGAAAAGGCCTACCCGCAGGCGGATCGGCTGGTTCGGCTCACCATCGACTACCTGAATGGGGGAGCGGTAAACTCCCAGGATGCCGAAACCTACCCGCCTATTGGCGCCAAAGCCAAACGGGAAATGAGCGAAGTCGTCAGCTATACCCGCGCCTATCCGTTAGGAAAACCCAACGTGACGGTCCAGATTGGTGAGCAGTATTTCCTGGTCAATAACGTCTATGCGGTCGATTCCTCTTTCTTCTCCATGTTCAGCTACCCGCTGCTGCGGGGAAGTCGTAGCGGCATTTTTACCCGGCCACGGCAGGCTGTGCTGACCGAAAGGATGGCGATGACCTACTTCAATACGCTCGATGTAGTGGGCAAAACCCTGAAAATGCCAAAGTCGGAAGGCAGCGTTCTGCTCGAAATAGCGGGCGTTGTGCCAAACAGTCCGATCAATACGCACCTGAAATTCGATATGCTCCTCTCCTACCCGACCATGCTGTCGGATTTTGGCGAACGGGAAGATAACTGGAACAACAATAACGCGTATACGTATGTACAGCTGGCCGAAAATGTCTCTTATGAAGGCTTCACCAAATCGCTGGCGGGCTTTAGTGACCGACTGGTCAGCGAAAGGAAGATACACAATGAGCAGGTGATCGGTCAGAAGATCGGCGACATTCACCTGTATTCCCATAAGAACTTTGAACCCGAACCGAATGGCGACGCGCGGTCGGTGTATTTTCTGCTGGGCGTCGCGTTTCTGGTGCTCCTGAGCGCTTTTGTCAACTATGTGAATCTGACCACCGCCAAAGCCCTCGACCGGGCACGGGAAATCGGGATGCGTAAAGTCGTTGGCTCGACGCAGCGCCAGATACGAACCCAGATTTTTACAGAAACGATTCTGGTCAATGTCGTTGCCGGAACCTTAGCAGTGGGGTTGGTAGCGGCCCTGCGCCCGGTGTTTGTGGAGGTGGCGGGGCTGCCCCAGGGCTTTAACGTGTTTCAGGACGTATTTTTCTGGAAAAGCGTCGGGGCGTTTCTACTGCTAAGTATTCTGCTATCAGGCTTTTATCCGGCCTTTGTCCTCTCGTCGTTCGATCCGATTGCCGTTCTCAAGGGTAGTTTTTCGCACTCGACCAAAGGCGTATTGCTGCGTAAGTCGTTAGTGATTACCCAGTTTTCCGTTACCCTTATTCTGCTGGTGCAAACGTTCGCCGTGTACCAGCAGGTCAATTTTCTGCGGGAGCAAAACCTGGGCGTGAACCTCGACCATACCCTCGTGGTTCATGCCCCCGCAGGAAAAAACGCCCGGCAGGATTACGGTCGGTTTCGGCAAATGCTGCTCGATCAGGCGCAGGTAAAAGCCGTATCGCTGTCGGGCACGGTGCCCGGCCTGGGCTCGACCCAGATGGGGACAACAACGGGGCTCAACCTGTCGGACGCCGTCAAAAAAACGTATTACAACTTTTACCTGACCCGCATCGACACCTCGTTTATCGACCTGATGGGCCTTAAACTACTGGCGGGCAAGAACTTCGATGCCACCACCCGGCCGGGTTTTGCCGACACAACCGACCGGCAACTGATTGTCAATGAAGAAGCGATCCGGCTTTGGGAAATTCCATCGCCCCAGGAAGCCATCGGCAAGCGGATAGATCTTTGGGGACATAAGGCGACGATTCGGGGCGTTATCAACAACTACCATTACGAATCGCCCAAAGCGGCTCATATTCCGATCATCCATATGTACTCGCCCGATTTCAAATCGTTCGCCAGTGTAAAGTTTGCCGGGGGTAAGGCCAACGAACAGCTCGCTACCCTCAAACGAATCTACGAAGCCAATTTTCCCTATTCGCCGTTCAGCTACTTCTTCATGGACGCTGAATATGACAAGCAGTATAAGGCCGACGACCGCTTCCAGCAGGTGTTTGGTGCCCTGACCGGGTTCGCCATTCTGATTTCCTGCCTGGGTCTGTTCGGTCTGGCGACGTTTACCGTTACCAAGCGAACGAAGGAGATCGGCATTCGCAAAGTCATTGGGGCCAGCACCACAAACCTGATGCTTTTGCTCTCGAAAGAGTTTATCCGAACCGTCCTGATCGCCATACTGATCGGCCTGCCTGTTACCTATTTTCTAGTCAAAAACTGGCTGGCCAATTATGCAGTCCGTATTGAACTAAGCTGGTGGCTTTTCGCGGCCCCCGCCCTGTTGATCCTGATTCTGGTCCTTATATCCATTAGCAGTAAAACCATTGCAACGGCCCTGATGAACCCCGTGAAAAGTTTGCGGTCGGAATGAAAATAGGAAGGAGGTAGGAGCGAGGATGTAGGAGTTGCTGACCGCACCGCAGCCGCGGACGGTCGGCGGACCGGCATACAATGCCGCCGGATGACTCCTACCTCCTCGCTTCTAACTTCTAACTCCTAGTACTCGCTCCTAACTCCTACATACTCATGTTAAAAAGCTATCTCACCACCGCCCTGCGCGCGCTGAAGCGCAACTGGAGTTACTCCACCATCAATGTGCTGGGCCTGACGCTCAGCCTTGCCTGCTGCCTGCTTTTGTTTCTGGCCATTCGCTATGAACTGAGCTTCGACCGGCACAATACGCACGCGGATCAAACCTATCGGCTGATTTCATCCAGTAAAAAGTCGAACAGCGACCGCTGGCAGGTCGGTATGCCACTGCCTGCGTTACCCGCCCTGCGGAATGATTTTCCAGCCCTGAAACACGATGTTACGATGGTGTACCGAGTGGCGAATGTGGTTGTCAGTGTGCGCGGGAAAACCAATGCAGC is a window of Spirosoma linguale DSM 74 DNA encoding:
- a CDS encoding protein of unknown function DUF214 (PFAM: protein of unknown function DUF214~KEGG: cps:CPS_4700 ABC transporter, permease protein); the encoded protein is MLKNYFTTALRVLRRNWNYTIINVVGLTFGLACCLVLFLAIRYELSYDRHHANADRTYRIITYNRNSGGDGRNTGIPLPALAALRNDFPELTHQVTMAYELYGGLVRVQDRQGNKFQEKEGVIAFVEPEYFRLFDYQWANGSPKTAVSNPQTAVLSEQMAQKYFGNVDPIGKTIRIDNKVDFVVTGVVQNPPTTSSLPFEVMLSFPSLKQYGTNGGWDDWQSNYSGAQIYMALPANVTSAQMERKLVPFLQKYMRPEDAKDLQYELQPLTNIHFDTRTGNSANRTVSKQMIWAMALIGLFVLITACVNFINLATAQAIRRAKEVGVRKVLGSSRTQLVRQFLSETGLLTGLAIVLAFVVANLSMPYVSELLDINAKSLTLFDPGVVSFVLVLALLTTVLAGFYPALVLSGYQPVLALRGKMRMAGSSQLTLRRGLIVFQFAISQVLLIGTIIAYSQMKYVRTADLGYNKDAVLTVNIPDRKPGQLEALRAKLVGLPNVKSLSYGISIPSSDGNWWSGFRYENADKDADFSIVMRFADTSYINTYGLKLIAGRMYQPADTARDMVVNESFVKKIGLHDPKQILGKRIRIGANSPQKEIVGVVRDFNTFSLHQETNACVLTNRRDAYHSLGIKLSTGQGSTEAIHSLIGEVETAWNATFPDFVFKYEFLDQALNSFYKSEERMYALFRLLAGIAIFIGCLGLYGVVAFMAEARTKEVGIRKVLGASVGNIVSLFSTDFVKLVFIALVVASPIAWYVMGKWLADFPYKIDIEWWMFALAGVLATGIALLTISFQSVKAALMNPVKSLKSE
- a CDS encoding protein of unknown function DUF214 (PFAM: protein of unknown function DUF214~KEGG: cps:CPS_4700 ABC transporter, permease protein), with the translated sequence MLTNYLKIAFRNLTRNKAFSVINLLGLSTGITVCLMIFLFISNEFSVDNFHKNGKSIYRVMRGIENEGKEIGVSYLSGPYAPALLTDFKGQITQAVRVNPTDALVSAQDKSFHERKIIDVDPNFFTLFTFPLLKGDPATVLTEPASVVLTESTARKYFGSIDKAMGQIVKVDKNLPLKVTGIAQDVPANSHLDFDLVIPLENYKDRSWMNVWINNGIYTYVQLAPTVSKEQVERNFPRFMDKHMGQLMKQAGYHFKLSLTPLREIYFEQAAFDSVKHGDKKVVYIFLSIAILILLVACINFMNLSTVRAVERSKEIGVRKVLGAFKAHLVWQFIGESLLLTTFASLISLGLLALVFPFYKELLGYPLNLAVYAGPIGLFLIAIIGLVGFLSGSYPAFVLAAFSPIQALKGKLRMGKGGTSLRQVLVVVQFSISILLMLGTAIGTQQMSYLKNKQLGYHKEQTLVVPIDNDDIYMFFLRHKQELLAQSRVEAVSMMSGEPGGFFDGQMFDVEAHANRWKSRSEFADFDYVKTLGLKIIAGRDFSGQYPSDTTRSALINRTAAARLGWKPEEAIGKWIKNTLRDSTNRTIIGVVEDFNFLSLKEGIEPLVISPADDRRAALIRLSPGNLSATVETIQRLYAQTRPAYPFEYHFLDQKFDQMYQADLRQQTIMRVFAGLAIFIACLGLFGLASFSAQQRTKEIGVRKVLGASVGSIVNLLSGDFLKPVGIAILIASPIAWYIMNEWLQNFAYRIDLSWWVFALVGLLAVAIALLTVSFQSIKAALMNPVKSLRSE